The following DNA comes from Mya arenaria isolate MELC-2E11 chromosome 11, ASM2691426v1.
CTGCCGcggacaaaagtaaccccttaacccctatatgtcgccTAGTCAGGCGACTAAAAAATCAATGTACTTGATCATTGCTTCACTTAGTATGCTGCAATTACTAACATGGACCATGTGCAACtaacattgaaaactatatatatatgtttgcagtACATTTCATCGGGTGACTTAGTGTCATTCCAATTATCATAAGTCAACCTGTTTTAAGTAAGAATATGTAAGAATTACCTTTTCGTTGTACATTTAAACGCTTTATACAAGGTGGAGTATGACCAGTTTTAGCAAACAATGCAAATTACCAATCATGAACTCTTTAATGTGATTTAGAACAAATGAATGTATTAGTATTAGAATTAAGTATATCGCCGTGTGaatcaaatattatgtttaaatgtatggCAGTCATTTTTGAAAACACAACAACCTTTGTTTGAAAGCAATGCAATACAATGTAGATCTATGGAAAATCAAGCATAATCTTACACCAAGATTAAGACAAATACAGGCTAGATTACATTAAGCAGGAAAATTATGTCACTTTACGTGCAGTTGGCTATTATACAAGTAGCTATCTAAACTTGGGGTTATATACTGAGTGCTTTAAAATTGGTTATCAGATAGCTTTAGATGCTTATTATGAATTAGTTGTAAATTAGTCATCATTGCTGTGTCATTAACTTATGAAAagttttgtctttttaatgGTTTACTAATATTACTACAGGATTGATCATGAGTTCAGATACTTCACAAAAATTCTATTCAAGAGACATTTTGTACTTATTGACCAATCATACAGTATCAAAAGAAATCAATGTACATGtggtatttcattttcaaatcaaaccTGTGATAACATTTGGCcattcacattttaaaacatctagacaaaacaattgcattataaGTGCCTCATATGTGAAGGTCAGTGAAAGGCAaaagtgtgtgtatgtgtgtgtgcgtgtgtgcgtgtctGTGTGTGTTTGGGGGGGCGTTCGCACGTGTGGGTGCGCATTACCGCACGTGTGGGTGGGCGTGTTTATCTGTTTGGCAGTTAGCATTTCAGTTTGTCGGCCTTACGTTGTTGCAAACATTTGTTGAGCAAACTACTTCTGCGAACAGATTGAATGGATTGTTTTGAAACTTGTTGCAACAAATTACAAAGAAACAAGTGCCTTGAACATTTGTGTTAGTTGCATGACCAATTCGTTTTAGAGGCATGGCCCTATAACTGAGTCACTTTAATACAATATAGGTTTTTTAGGTTTATTTCCACAGATTATAAGAGATGGtctgaaacttagtacacaggCTCACCATGAAGTATATTAGTGTCTGACATTGGTCTCATAAATTGCGGCAATGTGGTTTAATTTAACTTGCCCTTGTAGTTGATCTACACATTTACGGCTATAATGTGACAAAGTGGCGCAAACTACTTCCACAGTTTAGGAGAGTTTTTTCTATGTTTTGTACACTTGCTCACCTTGGGTTCGAGTGCTCAATAAATGTTCAATCAGTTTCAGCAAAGTCATGTAAGAGAAATGTGCCCTTAACCTAGATTTATTCACAGATTATTATTGAAGTTTCTGGAGCAAGCGACTTCTACAATTTAAGAGAGATTGCTCTAAAACTTGATACATCTTGTCACATGACAGAGTGTACTAGTACACTCTACTACCGCTTGGTGTATTTTCAATGAGATCTTGTACTGTCTTATAATTTTTGATTGTCAATATTTAGTCTATGCACAAGAGAGTGTTCACCACTTTAGAACATTAACGTCATCTACCCACAATATTATATTGTCTGTTTAAAGACTTCTTTTTGtggcaacatttttttcttagaaataagtgaacaatatgcaattgttgtttttcatcttTCACTATTTAATCTGGTTTCTGATAATtagaacacacaaacaaaataaagttttacatcTGTAAACATGTATTACCGGTAAGTGATGAAATAACACATTAAGGCAGTGCAATAACACGTTTAAAAGTAGCAGTTATGTTTGAATGTAAAAACTTTTTGAGTGTTTTGGCAACATGCCAAATTGAGACATTGTCTCCGTTATGTATCTTCAATATTCTGCTGTAGCACATCCAAGCATTGCATGTTATGAAACTCAAGTCTAAGAATGGTTAAGGCTGTGTCAATGTGGATATCAGCTTTGTAAAAACTGATTAAGGATTCTGGCTGCATGCCAGATGGAGACATTGTCTCTGTCATAGATTACCATTGATCTGTTGTAGCACATCCAAGCCAGGTCCTGCCTGTTCTGAAGTTCAAAGCAGTGGCCCAGCATATTGTGGGCTGTGTCAATATGGCCGTGTTCCGTCCCCATTGTATACACATGTAGGTTATGTAGGGCTGTTTGTGCTCTCTGGGGTTGGTGTAGTTCCCAGTATGTGAGATGCTGTAAGTAGTAAAGGAATGGGATACAGTCAGTGACTACATTGTTCTCCCACATCTCAGATGGTAATCTGTCTTTACCTTCTATACCTAACAGCATTTCAAATGCAAGATGTTGTGGAATACAGTTTACTTCTTCCTTTGTGAAGGATAtacacatcattgtgtatttcTTCAGCATCTCTGTGTTTGAGTTGACTATCAACTTTTTCTTATACTCAGTGATAGGTTGAAGGCATTTCCTCCCATGTTTACAACATTGGCACACTTCTGGTCTCAGGAGCCCTTCACAGTAAGTCAGTACTTCTGCAGCTTCCTCATACTGCCCTCTGCAGTACAACATGGAGGCAAATTTCAACCTACTGGACATAAGGTCTGAGTCAAGAGACCGCTGGTACCAGTTGAAGATATCCTGTGTGATTGGTTGTCCCAGATAGATGCACCTTGAAGCCAGCATGGAAGCAAGGGTGCTACATAGGAATGGGGTCATCAGAGATACTACTTCCTGTTCAAGATCACTTGAGGAATCAGACATACTCTGTAGAATAAAAAAGTGCCTTCCAATGTTATCAGCTGAATAATCCGTTATCAATCTATCTAAAACAGAAGTCAAATTATCTAATTCATCAAACAGTACTTTCTGTAGAACAACACTACAGTTTTGGGTTCTTGTGCCCACATGCTCATATGATACATTTTCAAGATTTGAGCATTGAAGCAATCTCACATCAATATTGTCCATATGAGTGCAAAATAAACACTGCAGTTTTGTGTTGATGAGATGTGAAATAATGCTGCATAGGTTTGGAAGTTCCCAATTATGCAACTTTCCAACAAACAGATTAACTCCAGATATTGTGAAATGGGgacagtatttttgttttaaccatcTTTTCAGTGTTGTCAGAAGTAGACACACACATTTCACAATCTTGTTTTCCCTCCATATTTCTGTAGGATAGTTTTCTATTGTAAATAGCATTgctgttttaatatgaaatgtgcTGAATCTCTCATCAAACCAAGGTTTGAAACAcgtttttctcaatatttttgtCAGTGTATATACCTTCACTTGAACAGtgttaaaatcaaacattaataaCCGTTCCATTAACGAAGTTGAAAACCTCCACTGCCATTTTGAATAAGGGTAACTTGTTAACTTTGAAGGGATCATTAATGCATTAGATCTACACAATGATTGTTTAGATGGGCTCTCTGTGTAGCCCTGTGGCACTAAGAATACTCCAGTCTCCCTGGCACTGGCCAATGTTTCAGGTCTTGGCCAGTGTCCAGGGCGTGGTCTGTGGAACATGAACTCGCATTCTTCTGGCAGTTTGCTACAATGGTATCCATTGACTATGTCAATCCTTTCATCATGTGACATTGATGGGCCATGTCTTATTATTTCACCAGATTCACTTCGTTGCTGTGCAATGTCCTGGTATTTGACTCTTGTATTAGTTAATATTATTCTCCCTTCCCCATCTAGAACATCATCAGGTCCTTCTGGTTGTACTGCTGGCAGTGGGCAGTCACCTCTAAGTCTCTGTAAGTAGCAGTGTTGAGGAGGAGTGAGCTCATTCTTTAACACCAGCAGATTTGGCTTTCCATACTGCCAGGTTGCCCAGTTAAGAGCCACATGTTTCCTGTTATCACAACACAAAAGGTCAGTGTCAGATTCCATCCCAGGTGTTGAGGTGCCTTCACTCTGACTGCCAAATATGTATgaagttatatttatatcactTAACAAGCCACCAACATTGCGCATAGTCTCAATCCTCAAATGTGTTCTCCTCCTCCTTCTTATCATCCATCTGTTGACCCCTATATCCCCCATCACCCGGGACAGCCGCAGTGAAAACAGTCTCTCACTCTCCCTATCACTATCCATAGCTTGATGTTTTAAACTTAGTTTATAAGAGTCCAGCAGCAAGGcacataaaatcaaaaaaaatatttcatgttcatCATGTTGCTGACAAAATGTAAACTATTAATTCAGAAAGGtctactttcttttttaaacacaatatttaaccCATCCCACTTCATTGGCTGTTAACCATATACTGGAGAGGatcaattatttacattgaaatcatAGTTTCTTATTTGCCATTGAAATTTACTTTACGGTTCagaatttaaacaatcttgtaCATGTCTATATATACATCTGTCAAAAAGGAAGCATTTAAGCATAGTAACTGTTATGTATGTTATCATTTATAGTGCATGTGTGTAGGTCTTTCTTTACATACAAATCATATTTCTTATTTGCCATTCAAATTTATTAGACCTGGTACCATATATTTTcagtatattgtaaaataattacttaTTGGTCATCTTTATCTCAATTTCAGCTTTTCTTCTTTAAAGTATATGACCTACAATTACTTATATGACaccccatattatttttaaacacgtCATTTCATGTCCAATTTTAGTTGAAATCATTGGCAAAAATACCAATTACAACatgtaaaaattaattatattaaaataatttttagtcATGTATCTAATATAAAATACACCAGCAAGCAATAATagctttttaattaattaaaaattaaaatggcaaaaaaaattaacattgttcataaaaaaactagCTTATATGTTGGTCAGATTATtaagaacataattttattgcaagtattaaatgtaaaattaaaaatttactaaatttaaagaaacatgtacatttatcaaCTTCCCatttaaaattcgaaaaaaaaaactaatttgcATTGGTGTTTACCCATATACTTCCATCAAACTGGGCAGCGACAGCGAAAACAGTCATCCCTACCCAATACCACGATTATAACAGGCAGCGATAGCGAAAACAGTCATCCCTACCGCAATACCCCCATCATACCGGGCAGCAACAGTGAAAACAGTCATCCCTACACCAATACccccatcataccaggcagcAACAGTGAAAACAGTCACCCATACCCCAATACccccatcataccaggcagcAACAGTGAAAACTGTCATCCCTACCGCAATACCCCCATTATACCAGGCAGCAACAGCGAAAACTGTCACCCATACCCCAATAGccccatcataccaggcagcAACAGTGAAAACTGTCATCCCTACCCCAATACTcccatcataccaggcagcAACAGCGAAAACAGTCACCCATACCCCAATACccccatcataccaggcagAAACAGGGAAAAAAGTCACACCTCCCCCAATAGCCCCATCATTCCAGGCAGCAACAGGGGAAAAAGTCACACCTCCCCCAATAGccccatcataccaggcagTGACGGTGAAAACAGTCAACCATACCCAATACCACCATTATAACAGGCAGAAACAGGGAAAAAAGTCACACCTCCCCCAATACccccatcataccaggcagAAACAGGGAAAAAAGTCACACCTCCCCCAATAGccccatcataccaggcagcAACAGTGAAAACAGTCACCTATACTCCAATACccccatcataccaggcagcAACAGTGAAAACAGTCACCTATACTCCAATACccccatcataccaggcagcAACAGCGAAAACAGTCACCCATACCCCAATACccccatcataccaggcagcAACAGTGAAAACAGTCACCCCTACCCCAATACTcccatcataccaggcagcAACAGTGAAAACAGTCACCCATACCCAAATACccccatcataccaggcagcAACAGGGAAAAAGGTCACACCTCCCCCAATAGCCCCATCATACAAGGCAGCAACAGGGAAAAAAGTCACACCTCCCCCAATAGccccatcataccaggcagTGACAGTGAAAACAGTCAACCATACCCAATACCACCATTATAACAGGCAGAAACAGGGAAAACAGTCATCCCTACCCCAATACCCCAGTCATACTGGGCAGCAAAAGTACAAACAGTCACCCCtattcatgatttattttaaaatgggttAAATTTATGGAATTAATAGTTCCTTTAAGATgtatattgcatttatatatcatgtagtggattattgtttacttttttattcaaaatatacacatgtttaaatcaAGCATTTATTTGACTTCATTTCTGATACATAAACTACTTGTGTGTAAGATCATGAGTTTCAAAAGGTAATTGTTAAATGAGATCATATTTCAAATcttgtattcaaattattttaagtataataGGCATGCCcataatgtatataatgatcTGGTTTCAAAGGGAATTCCCCATACTTGGTGCCAATTAATAAGTTGAAATGAATGCAAGATTTTAGAATGCTGGCTTATTGCTCAACTTTGTACATACAAAATTGCTTTTCGTTTGTGCTCTTTCAATCTTTGGAAAAACAAAGATTCCAGCCTTAATGATTCACCGagtggttttcaacatttttaaacgtGACTGGGATCAGATAGAAATTAAGACCTCTtgcaaataatacaaatatggttttttaaatacattttcccAATTAAAGGGTTATAATTATGCAGTGCCAAAGAGGAGGTTTATCATACTTAGGGATTTTATGCCTTTTTAGAGAGTTTCTATAGtcaaagggtgataactctcgAGTAACTTGAGCAATATGGCTGTGTGCCAAATTTTCCAAGTTATGATgtccatacacattctgatcaaatttggtgatgatttaACAGACtcctaaagttattgatcgtaCAAGACTGAAATTAGGTTATTTCTATAATCAAATGGCCATAATCTACAATTGCAGACATGTGAACTCTACCGGCAGTATGTAAAATCAACAGCATGTGAGACCCCCTACCGCTCTACTGCTCATGTGACGGAAACTACCGCTCTTGACAAAAATAATCTGATCAATTTTTGGCcttaaaatttcatttgaaaacccTCAATATATATCAACCATGCCTAAATACCGCATAAtctgtcattttaagaaaatggtGCAATAAACAACCTGTCAAATAACTTGACACCTAGGCCGAGATTGTTGCTGAGTTACGGCACTCAGAACCACCGGCATCCTActattcagcattctttgttaattggcatcctactaatcgaaaattaacatacacaattttGCAGTCGTCTACTCTAGACCTATTTGGCAGTCTGATTGAATTATCAAGAGCTCTACTTAATATAAACTTGAGATTTCACTAGCCAGACGTAAAACACCGATATTTGACAAGACTCTGAACCAATTTAATTATGGCGTATTTAATGCGTATTTTCCGAATATCTAAAAATATGAAcaaccatcaagtttttgttaacattatgtcTATCATTGTCTTTGACTTCAAAATAAAAGGGATTAAGAAATTCTatcgcttttgaacccaatctaccgaCTTGTAGACCCAAATGTACCTCTCTGTCATTGCCAGAGATTCAAATGTCTGCAACTGACCTAGGCAATATGGCTTGATTTAACTTATGCCATATATAATGCCCATCCACAttatgaccaaatttggtgataagTGGACAAATGCTCCTCAAGACACAGAACATACTGGACTCCAATGATTCAATGCCTtcaatgcaggtgaaactatatgtcctgttatatgaatgcaggtgaaactatatgtcctgttctatgaatgcaTGTGAAACTATATGGCCCGTTCTGTGAATaaaggtgaaactatatgtcccgTTCTGTGAATGAAGGTGAAACTATATGCCATGtactatgaatgcaggtgaaactatatgtcccgTTCTATGAATACAGGTGGAACTATATGTCCaattctatgaatgcaggtgaaataaaatgttctgttctatgaatgcaggtgaaactatatgtcccgTTCTATGAGtacaggtgaaactatatgtcccgttctatgaatgcaggtgaaactatatgtcctgttctatgaatgcaggtgaaaaaATATGCCCTGTTCTATGAAAGCATTGCATAAAGGAGGATATGaagttacatgtatgttaactTATTGTTtaatggtcctgaacaactgttcTAAGTATGAAGTACAAAGTAACTTAGATATCATCTTGAAAAgtaaatcatcatcattacgGTCTTTGATTAACTTCATAGTTGTATCTAACGCTTTAGTTCACGATTGCTCGATCGCTGCCTTGAAATATCAGACACCATTTCTGAACATCTGGAATGAAAAGAGTTAGTTTCGTATGGGGCCCTAAGGGCTGATGATTAAACTAACTTTGATTGTAATGTACAGTTTTTCAGTTCgaaaaaatcattcaataatGGTCATCTTTCTTTAAGTTATCAAATTAAGTACAATCCTGAAAGCTTTACACTCAGAGGGATACATGTTTGACGAATCTGCAACAGTTTAAGTCAGGATTTTGTGTCTGAGCTGCAACATTGGTGCTAAATGTTGGGAAAAATAGATATTTTGGAATATGTTTTCACCTGGTAGgtggtatatattatataatatgtgcACCTCCCTGAGTGTAAGGAGTGCAACCTATAAATTGTGATTATGGTCGATTAAGCCTCAAGCACTCCTATGCAAACACGGAGATCTCACCCTTTTTTCACGAACTTGCatggtattttaattttcagacGTTTTATTAGTTGTAACCTATTGCCGCCATCTTACAACTCagacaaaataaacactcaatTAAACCGATGCAGGTCGTAAAATGTTTACCCCCTTGACACTGGTAAATGCTTTTGCAGACAAATTCTGTATTTCATATAGGAGAGCTAGTTGACAACAAATGTCAAGCTCGAGTTTAAATTGAGGCGTGTTATTCCAGTGACAGTCACCATTGTACGTTGA
Coding sequences within:
- the LOC128208738 gene encoding uncharacterized protein LOC128208738, with the translated sequence MLAAIAKTVIPTAIPPSYRAATVKTVIPTPIPPSYQAATVKTVTHTPIPPSYQAATVKTVIPTAIPPLYQAATAKTVTHTPIAPSYQAATVKTVIPTPILPSYQAATAKTVTHTPIPPSYQAETGKKVTPPPIAPSFQAATGEKVTPPPIAPSYQAVTAETGKKVTPPPIPPSYQAETGKKVTPPPIAPSYQAATVKTVTYTPIPPSYQAATVKTVTYTPIPPSYQAATAKTVTHTPIPPSYQAATVKTVTPTPILPSYQAATVKTVTHTQIPPSYQAATGKKVTPPPIAPSYKAATGKKVTPPPIAPSYQAVTVKTVNHTQYHHYNRQKQGKQSSLPQYPSHTGQQKYKQSPLFMIYFKMG